A window of Acinetobacter sp. TR3 contains these coding sequences:
- a CDS encoding UDP-2,3-diacylglucosamine diphosphatase, with amino-acid sequence MTYLFISDLHLSPDHPRLVRGFLALLKEYQNKNTQLYILGDWFNAWIGDDYTAPWLDEIVSALQVFAEAGNQVYFQVGNRDFALGQKFLKQFNGILLPDVYILEIDHKKFRLEHGDALCTDDIAYQRFRKVIRNPILLGFLKRTPLSFRQKLANGFRKKSSETKQMKSYDIMDVNTQAVESVITQVDYLIHGHTHRPEIHQVLNKQRIVLGDWREDSAWILELNKQENYQLDFKQWFY; translated from the coding sequence ATCTACACTTGTCACCTGATCACCCTCGACTCGTTCGAGGGTTTTTGGCTTTATTGAAAGAGTATCAAAATAAAAATACCCAACTTTATATTCTAGGTGATTGGTTTAATGCTTGGATTGGTGATGATTACACTGCGCCATGGTTAGATGAAATTGTCAGCGCTTTACAAGTATTCGCTGAAGCAGGAAATCAAGTGTATTTCCAAGTGGGTAATCGAGATTTTGCCTTAGGTCAAAAATTCTTAAAGCAATTTAACGGTATTCTATTACCTGATGTTTATATACTCGAAATTGATCACAAAAAATTTCGACTCGAACACGGTGATGCCTTATGCACAGACGATATTGCCTATCAACGTTTTCGCAAAGTAATTCGCAACCCCATTTTACTCGGTTTCTTAAAACGCACTCCTTTGAGTTTTAGACAAAAACTTGCTAATGGTTTCCGTAAGAAAAGTAGTGAAACTAAGCAAATGAAAAGCTACGATATTATGGATGTGAATACACAAGCAGTAGAATCAGTCATCACACAAGTCGATTATTTAATTCATGGTCATACTCATCGCCCTGAAATTCATCAAGTATTGAATAAACAACGTATTGTTTTAGGTGATTGGCGAGAAGATTCCGCTTGGATTTTAGAACTCAATAAGCAAGAAAATTATCAATTAGATTTTAAACAGTGGTTCTATTGA
- the nfsB gene encoding oxygen-insensitive NAD(P)H nitroreductase codes for MDTLATAKTRYATKAYNAEKKIPHAQFEKLLEILRFSPSSVNIQPWHFLIAETDEAKQRIASALTGNYIYNAAKVLNSSHTLVFCTRTDISAEYLEQLLQQDELSGRFKDETAKQGQRDTRQGYVEFYRNELKNLPAWMENQTYLALGQLLFAAGLEGIDATPMEGFDRELINKEFELTEKGLKASVIVSLGYRSENDFNAKLPKSRLSDEVVFTRL; via the coding sequence ATGGATACTTTAGCTACAGCAAAAACACGTTATGCGACAAAAGCTTATAATGCAGAGAAAAAAATTCCTCATGCACAATTTGAAAAACTACTGGAAATTCTACGCTTCAGCCCATCTTCGGTTAATATTCAACCTTGGCATTTTTTAATTGCTGAAACAGATGAGGCCAAACAACGTATCGCATCAGCTTTAACAGGCAATTACATCTATAACGCGGCTAAAGTTCTAAACTCTTCCCACACCTTAGTATTTTGCACGCGTACTGATATTTCTGCTGAATACTTAGAACAATTATTACAGCAAGATGAGTTAAGTGGTCGTTTTAAAGATGAAACTGCCAAACAAGGTCAACGTGACACACGCCAAGGCTATGTTGAATTTTATCGTAATGAATTGAAAAATCTTCCTGCATGGATGGAAAATCAAACCTATCTAGCACTTGGGCAACTGCTTTTTGCTGCAGGACTAGAAGGAATCGACGCAACACCAATGGAAGGATTTGACAGAGAGTTAATCAATAAAGAATTCGAGTTAACTGAAAAAGGCTTAAAAGCATCTGTTATTGTTTCACTCGGCTATCGTAGCGAAAATGACTTTAATGCCAAATTACCTAAATCACGACTATCTGATGAGGTTGTTTTTACACGTTTATAA
- a CDS encoding EamA family transporter gives MEMIVAAACCSVLVSILLKYLKAKGFDVFQIIAWNYLSASLLCFYWFKTDITHISLNNTPWWLILVLGLLLPSIFLCLAKSLQFAGILKTEIAQRLAVILSLLAAYFVFGEQFSQLKLIGVVFGIIAILAIIIGQATEQASKGMSLKSALFLFSVWAGYAAIDVLLKYSSSLGLQFAVTLNLTFITAFILSIIYIAITQPNWQPKNIFMGLCLGVLNFANIALYVKAHMIFKENPAIVFAGMNILVVVLGVLSGVVLFKERLKAYTWIGLISGVVAVMCLAKAMMN, from the coding sequence ATGGAAATGATTGTTGCAGCTGCATGTTGTAGTGTATTGGTCTCGATTCTTTTAAAATATCTAAAAGCAAAAGGTTTTGATGTTTTTCAAATCATTGCATGGAATTATTTGAGTGCCAGTCTTTTATGCTTTTATTGGTTTAAAACCGATATTACTCATATTTCTCTCAATAATACGCCTTGGTGGTTAATTCTTGTTTTAGGTCTATTATTACCAAGTATATTTTTATGCTTAGCCAAGTCCCTACAATTTGCTGGTATCTTAAAAACTGAAATTGCCCAACGTTTAGCGGTGATATTGTCGTTATTAGCAGCTTATTTTGTTTTTGGTGAGCAATTTAGCCAATTAAAATTAATTGGGGTCGTTTTTGGAATTATTGCAATTTTAGCGATCATTATCGGACAGGCCACCGAGCAGGCAAGTAAAGGCATGAGCTTAAAATCAGCCTTATTTTTGTTTAGTGTTTGGGCGGGTTATGCAGCTATTGATGTATTACTAAAATATAGCAGTAGTTTAGGTTTACAGTTTGCGGTCACGCTAAATTTAACTTTTATTACAGCCTTTATTTTATCTATCATTTATATCGCCATCACTCAACCGAATTGGCAACCTAAAAACATTTTTATGGGATTATGTTTGGGTGTACTGAATTTTGCAAATATTGCTTTGTATGTTAAAGCACATATGATTTTCAAAGAAAACCCAGCCATTGTCTTTGCTGGGATGAATATTCTTGTCGTGGTACTTGGCGTGCTTAGTGGCGTAGTGTTATTTAAAGAACGCTTAAAAGCTTATACCTGGATTGGACTAATTAGTGGTGTAGTTGCAGTAATGTGTTTAGCCAAAGCAATGATGAATTAA